One Mya arenaria isolate MELC-2E11 chromosome 7, ASM2691426v1 genomic window carries:
- the LOC128241449 gene encoding fucolectin-3-like — MLRKTLNELLRISKMTSFGHVNFLWLFVSSIQYAGARNVALGKPAYQTDTFSQDTTADKAVDGNTSGNLLYDKSCTHTLSSDATWSVDLGAIYQVSTVTIYNRNGDTSVRLRNVEVFIGLDKDGPYSLAGFHEGVVGASYTFTMPPNSQARYVNITRNPPYQRLTLCEVEVESPSSKFATSSMAKIQNSTPLATISNVRSPIGCAYACHMDLKCLSTNFNAATLTCDLFETPLEIGDASPASSEYTAISCVP; from the exons ATGTTGAGGAAAACATTAAACGAACTATTGAGAATATCTAAAATGACGAGTTTTGGGCATGTTAATTTCTTGTGGCTATTCGTTAGCAGCATCCAGTACGCAG GTGCGAGGAATGTGGCTCTTGGAAAACCAGCATACCAGACGGACACATTCTCACAAGATACAACAGCCGATAAAGCGGTTGATGGGAACACTAGCGGGAACCTGCTTTACGATAAATCATGTACACATACCCTATCATCTGACGCCACTTGGAGTGTTGATCTTGGTGCTATATATCAAGTGTCCACAGTTACAATCTACAATCGAAATGGTGATACTT CTGTGAGGCTTCGCAATGTGGAGGTTTTCATAGGACTAGATAAAGATGGACCATATTCCCTGGCTGGATTCCACGAGGGAGTTGTAGGCGCAAGTTACACCTTTACCATGCCACCCAACAGCCAGGCTCGTTATGTCAACATTACGCGCAATCCCCCTTATCAGAGGCTTACTCTGTGTGAGGTGGAAGTCGAATCCCCAA GTTCCAAATTCGCTACTAGCTCAATGGCCAAGATCCAAAACAGCACGCCCCTGGCAACCATAAGCAACGTCCGGAGCCCCATAGGATGTGCCTACGCCTGCCACATGGATCTGAAATGCCTAAGTACTAACTTCAACGCGGCGACCTTGACCTGCGACCTGTTTGAGACGCCATTGGAAATCGGGGACGCTTCACCCGCTTCGTCCGAGTACACTGCAATAAGTTGTGTTCCGTGA